From Campylobacteraceae bacterium, one genomic window encodes:
- a CDS encoding (Fe-S)-binding protein, whose product MKIGLFIPCFMNELYPKASMSTYLLLKKLNYEVDYPINQTCCGQPMANSGCASDIKKLAHMFVDNFKDYDYVVSPSASCVTMVKEHYAEFFEENKDYNKIKSSIYEITEFLHDVVKIDKLDVSFPYKVGLHNSCHGHRSLGLGTPTELNVPHNSKLHNILSLVKDIKIVSLNRDDECCGFGGTFCVSEDALSTAMGRDRIKDHQDNKVEVMTGADMSCLMHMQGLISREKNPIKVLHISQILLGEKL is encoded by the coding sequence ATGAAAATAGGCTTATTTATTCCCTGTTTTATGAACGAACTATATCCCAAAGCATCCATGTCTACATACTTGTTATTGAAAAAACTTAACTATGAAGTAGATTATCCAATAAATCAAACCTGCTGTGGACAGCCTATGGCCAATTCAGGATGCGCATCTGATATAAAAAAACTGGCGCATATGTTTGTAGATAACTTTAAAGACTATGATTATGTTGTTTCGCCATCTGCTTCTTGTGTCACTATGGTAAAAGAACATTATGCTGAATTTTTTGAAGAAAACAAAGATTATAATAAAATTAAAAGCTCTATTTATGAAATAACAGAATTTTTACATGATGTTGTAAAAATAGACAAACTTGATGTTTCTTTTCCTTATAAAGTAGGACTTCATAATTCCTGTCATGGGCACAGATCACTTGGTTTAGGAACACCTACTGAACTTAATGTACCGCATAATTCAAAACTACATAATATTTTATCTCTAGTAAAAGATATAAAAATTGTATCTTTAAACAGAGATGATGAATGCTGCGGTTTTGGCGGAACATTTTGTGTAAGTGAAGATGCACTCTCCACTGCTATGGGAAGAGACCGTATCAAAGATCATCAAGACAATAAAGTAGAAGTAATGACAGGTGCTGATATGTCCTGTTTAATGCACATGCAAGGTTTAATAAGCAGAGAAAAGAATCCCATAAAAGTATTACATATTTCCCAAATCCTTTTAGGTGAGAAATTATAA
- a CDS encoding dCMP deaminase: MISAKNFINIAKEIAKASKCVSKQVGAVIVKDGRILSTGYNGTPAGFTNCNDHWQGEYTKEHHEWSKTYEIHAEMNAIIWAARKGISIEGASIYVTLEPCADCSKNLIAAGIKKIVFEKAYEHTNSTIISSFLEQNGVTIEQI; this comes from the coding sequence ATGATAAGTGCCAAAAACTTCATAAATATTGCCAAAGAAATAGCAAAAGCATCAAAATGTGTATCAAAACAAGTTGGAGCTGTAATTGTAAAAGACGGAAGAATATTATCAACAGGATACAACGGAACACCCGCAGGATTTACAAATTGTAATGATCATTGGCAAGGAGAATATACTAAAGAACATCATGAGTGGTCTAAAACCTATGAAATACATGCAGAAATGAACGCAATAATCTGGGCAGCAAGAAAAGGTATTTCAATTGAAGGTGCTAGTATTTATGTGACACTTGAGCCTTGTGCAGATTGTTCAAAAAATTTAATCGCAGCAGGTATAAAAAAAATTGTTTTTGAAAAAGCCTATGAACATACAAATTCAACAATAATTTCCAGTTTTTTAGAGCAAAATGGTGTGACAATAGAGCAAATCTAA
- a CDS encoding class I SAM-dependent methyltransferase has product MAFEDNQRFYEGAIKEYGISALGVHWSSKENQYKRFEIITTLINEKLQSHSFADIGCGFGEYYQYLLQNNHKNVDYLGIDCEKSMITICERRFPSLKFLLKNAINDALPQKDYYLCSGALNILNKTEFFIFIHNVYLSSTKAFIFNFLSSDSYNYILKKEVIEFCEDLCPNIEIINDYLDNDSTIIMRR; this is encoded by the coding sequence ATGGCTTTTGAGGATAATCAACGTTTTTATGAAGGTGCAATAAAAGAATACGGAATATCCGCATTAGGGGTGCATTGGAGTTCTAAAGAAAACCAATACAAACGTTTTGAGATTATCACCACACTTATAAATGAAAAACTCCAAAGCCATTCTTTTGCTGACATAGGCTGCGGTTTTGGAGAATATTATCAATATTTATTACAAAACAATCATAAAAATGTAGATTATTTAGGAATAGACTGCGAAAAATCAATGATAACTATTTGTGAAAGAAGATTCCCCTCTTTAAAATTTTTACTTAAAAATGCTATTAATGATGCTTTACCACAAAAAGACTATTATCTCTGCTCAGGGGCTCTAAATATACTAAATAAAACAGAGTTCTTTATTTTTATACATAATGTTTACCTTTCAAGTACAAAAGCTTTTATTTTTAATTTTTTATCTTCTGATTCTTATAACTACATATTAAAAAAAGAAGTTATTGAGTTTTGTGAAGATTTATGCCCCAATATAGAAATAATTAATGATTATCTGGACAATGACTCTACAATAATAATGAGAAGATAA